From the Platichthys flesus chromosome 6, fPlaFle2.1, whole genome shotgun sequence genome, one window contains:
- the rgma gene encoding repulsive guidance molecule A, whose amino-acid sequence MQSTRERSEARPRAGWMVMGKRGRPSALEVCRVLAVFLSLFPSVSLQCKILKCNSEFWASTSNSGPEEEFCTALRAYNSCVRRTARTCRGDLAYHSAQHGIEDLMSQHNCSKEGPTSQPRARTPLPPLAPPLLPDSQERSDGPEMCHYERSLPRNTSPPNYTHCGFFGDPHLRTFGDDFQTCKVEGAWPLIHNKYLSVQVTNTPVVPGSLATATSKLTIIFKNFQECVDQKMYHAETDELPAAFADGSKNGGDRHGANTLRVVEKVPGQHVEIQARYIGTTIVVRQVGRYLTFAVRMPEEVVNSVEEGDNQDLYLCLHGCPANQRIDFRNFRAAEAHSAARTRGGAGASGFTYQSAKAKCKERLPVEDLYFQSCVFDLLSSGDINFTMAAYYAFEDVKMLHSNSNRYHIYETDAFMRSAAERGKDLLPLLLVNLLAVCLWIECCTVQL is encoded by the exons ATGCAGTCAACAAG GGAGAGGAGTGAAGCGCGACCCCGAGCTGGATGGATGGTTATGGGGAAAAGAGGAAGACCCTCGGCGCTTGAAGTGTGCAGAGTCCTCGCCGTGTTCCTCTCGCTCTTCCCCTCCG TGAGTCTGCAGTGCAAGATCCTCAAGTGTAACTCTGAGTTCTGGGCCTCCACCTCCAACTCGGGGCCGGAGGAGGAGTTCTGCACGGCGCTGCGAGCGTACAACAGCTGCGTCCGCCGCACCGCACGCACCTGCAGAGGGGACCTGGCGTACCACTCCGCCCAGCATGGCATCGAGGATCTGATGAGCCAGCACAACTGCTCCAAGGAGGGGCCCACATCCCAGCCGCGGGCCCGGACCCCGCTTCCTCCCCTGGCGCCTCCGCTCCTGCCCGACAGCCAGGAGCGCTCCGACGGCCCGGAGATGTGCCACTACGAGCGCAGTCTCCCTCGCAACACGTCGCCGCCCAACTACACCCACTGCGGCTTCTTCGGAGACCCGCACCTCCGGACCTTCGGGGACGACTTCCAGACGTGTAAGGTGGAAGGAGCCTGGCCGCTCATTCACAACAAATACCTGTCTGTCCAGGTGACCAACACTCCTGTGGTGCCCGGGTCTTTGGCCACAGCCACGAGCAAG CTGACAATCATCTTCAAGAACTTCCAGGAATGTGTGGACCAGAAGATGTACCACGCGGAGACCGACGAGCTGCCGGCTGCGTTCGCCGACGGCTCCAAGAACGGCGGTGATCGGCACGGAGCCAACACCCTGCGCGTGGTGGAGAAGGTTCCTGGGCAGCACGTGGAGATTCAGGCCAGGTACATTGGAACCACGATAGTGGTGCGTCAAGTAGGCCGCTACCTGACCTTTGCTGTGCGGATGCCGGAGGAAGTTGTGAACTCGGTGGAGGAAGGCGATAACCAGGACTTGTACCTGTGTCTTCACGGCTGCCCCGCCAACCAGCGCATTGACTTCAGGAACTTCAGGGCGGCGGAGGCCCACAGCGCGGCCCGGACCAGGGGCGGCGCCGGGGCCAGCGGCTTCACCTACCAATCTGCAAAGGCCAAGTGCAAAGAGCGCCTCCCAGTGGAGGATCTGTATTTTCAGTCGTGCGTGTTTGACCTGCTCTCCTCCGGGGACATTAACTTCACCATGGCAGCCTACTACGCCTTCGAGGATGTCAAAATGCTCCATTCAAACAGCAACAGATACCACATCTATGAAACCGATGCTTTCATGAGGAGTGCAGCTGAGCGGGGCAAAGATttacttcctctcctcctcgtcaaCCTCCTGGCTGTCTGCTTGTGGATTGAGTGTTGCACAGTTCAGCTATAG